In the genome of Telluria beijingensis, one region contains:
- a CDS encoding SDR family oxidoreductase, translating to MVNKYQELQQQLQQHRHHWLVTGAAGFIGSNLVEALLRLGQRVTGLDNFATGFQHNLDQVEAAVGPAAWAGFSFIEADIRDPAACVAACRGVDFVLHEAALGSVSRSIDDPLTTNAVNIDGFVNMLVGARDGGVRRFVYAASSSTYGDHPDLPKREDRIGNPLSPYAVTKYVNELYAGVFARTYGIETIGLRYFNVFGPRQDPHGAYAAVIPQWLAALIRNQPLRINGDGETSRDFCYIENVVQANLLAALAGKEAADQVYNVALGERTTLNELYQMMREALGARFAHVAAHRPEYVEFRRGDVRHSQADISRASTLLGYAPTHRIGDGLQQAMDWYVRSLAQ from the coding sequence ATCGTGAACAAGTACCAAGAACTACAGCAGCAACTGCAACAGCATCGCCATCACTGGCTGGTGACCGGCGCGGCCGGCTTCATCGGCTCGAACCTGGTCGAGGCACTGCTCCGGCTGGGCCAGCGCGTCACCGGCCTCGATAATTTCGCCACCGGCTTCCAGCACAACCTGGACCAGGTCGAGGCGGCGGTCGGGCCCGCGGCCTGGGCCGGCTTCAGCTTCATCGAAGCCGACATCCGCGATCCGGCTGCCTGCGTCGCGGCCTGCCGCGGGGTCGACTTCGTGCTGCACGAGGCTGCACTGGGATCGGTCTCGCGCTCGATCGACGATCCGCTCACCACCAATGCGGTCAATATCGACGGCTTCGTCAACATGCTGGTCGGCGCGCGCGACGGCGGGGTGCGGCGTTTCGTCTACGCCGCCTCGAGTTCGACCTATGGCGACCATCCCGACCTGCCGAAGCGCGAAGACCGCATCGGCAATCCGCTGTCGCCGTATGCGGTGACCAAGTACGTCAACGAACTGTATGCGGGCGTGTTTGCGCGCACCTATGGCATCGAGACGATCGGGCTACGCTACTTCAATGTGTTCGGCCCGCGCCAGGATCCGCACGGCGCCTACGCGGCCGTGATCCCGCAATGGCTGGCGGCGCTGATCCGCAACCAGCCGCTGCGCATCAACGGCGACGGCGAGACCAGCCGCGATTTCTGCTATATCGAGAACGTCGTGCAGGCCAACCTGCTGGCCGCGCTGGCCGGCAAGGAAGCGGCCGACCAGGTGTACAACGTGGCGCTGGGAGAACGCACCACGCTCAACGAGCTGTACCAGATGATGCGCGAGGCCCTGGGCGCGCGCTTTGCGCACGTCGCCGCGCATCGTCCCGAGTACGTGGAATTCCGCCGCGGCGACGTGCGCCACTCCCAGGCCGATATATCCAGGGCGAGCACGCTGCTGGGCTACGCGCCGACGCACCGCATCGGCGATGGGCTGCAGCAGGCCATGGACTGGTATGTCCGCAGCCTGGCGCAATGA
- a CDS encoding nucleotide sugar dehydrogenase, translating to MKVDEVVAVVGLGYVGLPLAVEFGKKMRTIGFDLSAAKVDNYRRFVDPTGEVSSEQLRAAHLLEVSTDPALLAEADYIVVAVPTPVDIAHNPDFVPLVGASRTVGAHMKRGAVVVFESTVYPGATEEVCIPILEKESGLGWKRDFHVGFSPERINPGDKEHTLTTILKVVSGDDEASLERIAALYESIITAGVYRASSIKVAEAAKVIENTQRDLNIALMNELAIIFDKIGIDTLEVLKAAGTKWNFLPFRPGLVGGHCIGVDPYYLTHKAEMVGYHPQVILAGRRINDGMAKFVAEKTVKSLISSGFHVNGSKVNVIGLTFKENCPDLRNSKVADIVHELQSYGVDVHVFDPVAAADEAQHEYGIALESWEALPQADALVVAVPHKEVLALSMDDFQAKLNDKGCFIDVKSQFDPKALQEAGYCVWRL from the coding sequence ATGAAAGTCGATGAGGTTGTCGCCGTAGTCGGGCTGGGATATGTCGGCCTGCCGCTGGCAGTGGAATTCGGCAAGAAGATGCGCACCATCGGCTTCGACCTGTCGGCCGCCAAAGTCGACAACTACCGTCGCTTCGTGGACCCCACCGGCGAGGTCAGCTCGGAACAGCTGCGCGCGGCGCACCTGCTCGAAGTGAGCACCGATCCGGCCCTGCTGGCCGAGGCCGACTACATCGTGGTGGCCGTGCCGACCCCGGTCGACATCGCGCACAATCCGGACTTCGTGCCCCTGGTCGGCGCCAGCCGCACGGTCGGCGCGCACATGAAGCGCGGCGCCGTCGTCGTGTTCGAATCGACCGTTTATCCGGGCGCTACCGAAGAAGTGTGCATCCCGATCCTCGAGAAGGAATCGGGCCTGGGCTGGAAGCGCGACTTCCACGTGGGCTTCTCGCCCGAGCGCATCAATCCGGGCGACAAGGAACACACGCTGACCACCATCCTCAAGGTGGTGTCGGGCGACGACGAGGCCTCGCTCGAGCGCATCGCCGCCCTGTACGAATCGATCATCACTGCCGGCGTCTACCGCGCCTCCAGCATCAAGGTGGCCGAAGCCGCCAAGGTCATCGAAAACACCCAGCGCGACCTGAACATCGCGCTGATGAACGAGCTGGCGATCATCTTCGACAAGATCGGCATCGATACGCTCGAGGTGCTCAAGGCGGCCGGCACCAAGTGGAACTTCCTGCCGTTCCGGCCGGGCCTGGTCGGCGGCCATTGCATCGGGGTCGATCCCTATTACCTGACGCACAAGGCCGAGATGGTCGGCTACCACCCGCAAGTGATCCTGGCGGGCCGCCGGATCAACGACGGCATGGCCAAGTTCGTGGCCGAGAAGACCGTCAAGTCGCTGATCTCGTCGGGCTTCCACGTGAACGGCTCCAAGGTCAACGTGATCGGCCTGACGTTCAAGGAAAACTGCCCCGACCTGCGCAACTCGAAGGTGGCCGACATCGTGCACGAGCTGCAAAGCTATGGCGTCGACGTCCATGTGTTCGATCCGGTCGCGGCGGCCGACGAGGCGCAGCACGAGTACGGCATCGCGCTCGAAAGCTGGGAGGCGCTGCCGCAGGCCGACGCGCTGGTGGTCGCGGTGCCGCACAAGGAAGTGCTGGCCCTGTCGATGGACGACTTCCAGGCCAAGCTGAACGACAAAGGCTGCTTCATCGACGTCAAGTCGCAGTTCGATCCGAAAGCCCTTCAGGAAGCCGGCTACTGTGTCTGGCGTCTCTGA